The Daucus carota subsp. sativus chromosome 9, DH1 v3.0, whole genome shotgun sequence genome window below encodes:
- the LOC108201534 gene encoding E3 ubiquitin-protein ligase RING1-like, whose translation MASAEIPWQYYFCHQCDFIVAIRLRPNTIPRCPNCLDGFLEEIDDQFAFFQDYAWNLRAGGANTQFVFENHPYGGEGFPANMGDDFFMGQGLEQLAEDDPEQYGTPPASRTAVEGLPDVVVDDKLLGSNSAQCAVCQDDFEKDMVVKQMPCKHVYHSECLLPWLELHNSCPVCRYELPTDDPDYENRARGTDHASGFENDSSGNSGGDSGSGGPQNMDTN comes from the coding sequence ATGGCCTCCGCCGAAATTCCTTGGCAATATTATTTCTGCCACCAATGCGACTTCATCGTGGCCATCCGTCTCAGGCCCAACACTATTCCTCGCTGCCCCAATTGTCTAGATGGGTTTCTTGAGGAAATTGATGACCAGTTTGCTTTTTTTCAGGACTACGCGTGGAATTTGAGGGCTGGTGGGGCCAATACTCAGTTTGTGTTTGAGAATCATCCCTATGGTGGTGAGGGTTTCCCTGCCAATATGGGTGATGATTTTTTTATGGGACAAGGGCTTGAGCAGCTGGCTGAAGATGACCCGGAACAATATGGGACCCCGCCTGCTTCGAGAACTGCTGTGGAGGGGCTTCCAGATGTTGTGGTTGATGATAAGCTGTTGGGGTCTAATTCAGCACAGTGTGCTGTCTGTCAAGATGATTTTGAGAAGGATATGGTTGTCAAGCAGATGCCTTGTAAGCATGTGTATCATTCTGAGTGTTTGTTGCCATGGTTGGAATTGCATAATTCTTGCCCTGTTTGTAGGTACGAGTTGCCTACTGATGATCCTGATTATGAGAATCGGGCTAGGGGTACTGATCATGCTTCTGGATTTGAAAATGATTCAAGTGGTAATAGTGGCGGGGATTCAGGTTCTGGCGGTCCTCAGAACATGGACACAAATTAG
- the LOC135149660 gene encoding E3 ubiquitin-protein ligase RING1-like codes for MASAEATERFYFYFCHRCNHNVAISRMPNTDPLCPRCRDGFLEEIDVPRPNPNPDRVDPLAPSNARTVTGLHYGSRGPTGVIMEAPEYDPFAFFQGNVGNSRPGGANIQFVFQNHPSGGEGLPSNLVDFFMGQGLEQLIQELAENGPNRYGTPPASRTAVEGLPDVVVDDKLLRSDSAQCAVCQDDFEKDMVVKQMPCKHVYHSQCLLPWLELHNSCPVCRHELPTDDPDYENRTRGAAASRGENNSSGNVRFESSGPGTDTGDDEEGGHLRGFVERTFRIMFGPRSSRTDNSDGDSGSGGPENMDTN; via the coding sequence ATGGCCTCCGCCGAAGCAACTGAGCGATTTTATTTCTATTTCTGCCACCGGTGCAACCACAACGTGGCCATCTCTCGCATGCCCAACACTGATCCTCTCTGCCCCAGATGTCGCGATGGGTTTCTTGAGGAAATTGATGTCCCGAGGCCGAACCCTAATCCTGACCGGGTTGACCCGTTGGCCCCATCAAATGCTAGGACGGTTACCGGGCTTCATTATGGGTCGAGGGGGCCGACCGGGGTTATCATGGAGGCACCCGAGTATGACCCGTTTGCGTTTTTTCAGGGCAATGTGGGGAATTCGAGGCCTGGTGGGGCCAACATTCAGTTTGTGTTTCAGAATCATCCTTCTGGTGGTGAGGGTTTACCTTCCAATTTAGTGGATTTTTTTATGGGACAAGGGCTTGAGCAGCTGATTCAGGAGCTGGCTGAGAATGGCCCGAATCGATACGGGACCCCGCCTGCTTCGAGAACCGCTGTGGAGGGGCTTCCTGATGTTGTGGTTGATGATAAGTTGTTGCGGTCTGATTCGGCACAGTGTGCTGTCTGTCAAGATGATTTCGAGAAGGATATGGTTGTTAAGCAGATGCCTTGTAAGCATGTGTATCATTCTCAGTGTTTGTTGCCGTGGTTAGAATTGCATAATTCTTGCCCTGTTTGTAGGCATGAGTTGCCTACTGATGATCCTGATTACGAGAATCGTACTAGGGGTGCTGCTGCTTCCAGAGGTGAGAATAATTCAAGTGGTAAtgtgaggtttgagtcttccgGGCCGGGGACTGATACTGGGGATGATGAGGAAGGTGGACACCTTAGGGGTTTCGTGGAGAGGACTTTTAGAATCATGTTCGGGCCTCGCAGTTCAAGGACTGATAACAGTGACGGGGATTCAGGTTCTGGCGGTCCTGAGAACATGGACACAAATTAG